In a genomic window of Streptomyces sp. NBC_01231:
- a CDS encoding SDR family NAD(P)-dependent oxidoreductase gives MDRDFWAAVEQEDLDGLADELDVDRAALDTVIPALSHWRKKRTDRRVVDSCRYHVEWKRLAETPNAPRAPQRWLVIRPEAGTGAEETDATIHSIVSGLEARGFDLRLVVAAGHDRERLTVELRDAAEEGGPVAGVLSLFPLGEERTGVAAAVTTVLLQALAAARVNGRVWTVTCGAVSGGRADATTSPGQAAVWGLGRVAALEQPERWGGLIDLPAGLDARAIDRLAGALTELPPGEDQVAIRAMGVFGRRLVHARARQLREEWRPRGTVMITGGTGGLGAQVARWAVERGADELLLVSRRGAQAPGAQELRSALEESGARVTIAACDVSDRDALAGLLDAYPIDSVFHTAGVLADGVLDSIGPESIDVTMRAKAQAARHLDELTRGMDLSAFVMFSSLAGSLGSAGQGAYAAANAVLEALAERRRALDLPGTSIAWGPWAGAGMAASTTTGQRPRQDTLAPLDPALALDALSVSMASDDVTVLVADIDWARFAPAFTAVRPSALVSDLPEVPSGDQNADSQNDSIRSRIAPLPRESGIRALLDVVRARTAAALGHRGPEAVPDDVAFREMGVDSLIAVELRNVLGAECGVSLPATVVFDCPTPVALAGFLYGEMFGVAGEDASARSVNAVGMPEDPVVLVGMACRFPGDVDSPEGLWRLLSDGRDGVGDFPDDRGWETGGLYDPDPDSRGGVGSYVRVGGFLAGAGDFDAQFFGVSPREAVAMDPQQRLLLETSWEAVERSGIEPRSLRGSRTGVFAGTNGQDYVHLLNASGQNADGYVGTGNAASVASGRVSYVLGLEGPAVTVDTACSSSLVALHLAVQSLRAGECDLALAGGVTVMSTPGAFVEFSRQGGLAADGRCKAFSDDADGTGWSEGVGMLVAERLSDARRNGHRVLAVVRGSAVNQDGASNGLTAPNGPSQQRVIRAALASAGLSPQDVDAVEAHGTGTALGDPIEAQALLATYGQGRPGERPLWLGSVKSNLGHTQAAAGVAGVIKMVLAMRQGMLPATLHVDEPSSHVDWGTGQVRLLTEPVVWPATERPRRAGVSSFGLSGTNAHVILEAAPEEETVSESAAVPGVLPVVPWVVSARSREALRAQVARLLAHVVAHRGLDALDVGLSLVATRTAFEHRAVVLGADRRALVAGLEALAAGEGTQGVVSEGRTAFLFSGQGAQRVGMGRELCEAFPVFAEAFDAVCARVDGLRDVVFGAGAGVLDRTEWAQPALFAVEVALFRLVESWGVRPDFLVGHSVGELAAAHVAGVFSLEDACALVVARGRLMQQLPSGGAMFAVEASEGEVLKLLGGSGVDVSVAAVNGPRSVVIAGSEEVVAAVAQELVAQGRRTSRLRVSHAFHSPLMEPMLEGFRAVAESVSYHPPELAVVSNVTGQAAAVGELESAEYWVRHVRQAVRFADGVAWLAGHGVTRFVELGPDGTLSAMAQSCVPDSDDCVFVPALRKDADEPQVLLSAMANTFVHGMAVGWTRMYDGTGAGRVALPTYAFQRECFWPELADTERSGVMADAGEVSFWAAVDREDTDAVAGVLGVDQPALVGVVPALSAWRRERTERSAVDAWRYRVAWERVTGLPSGRLEGRWLLLQTAGSEQALAGFEQWCPGLERVICPAGAGRAELTRVLASATEGVPVMGVVLVPDAPGGPEGTIALVQTVLADVGMAGRLWVVTRGAVAASSSDRVVDVGQAGVWGLGRVAALEFPERWGGLVDLPVRVEGKTCALLAGLLAAGVEDQAAVRGPRVLARRLHHAVPADRGTPASGWRADGSRVLVTGGTGALGARVARWLAEQGAAELVLTSRRGPDAPGAHELTDELRSLGAQAIVEACDVADRDAVADLLVRRPVDAVFHAAGVVDDDALGALTPERLTRVLAGKSAGAAHLDELTRDRELSAFVVFSSIAGVWGSSGQAAYAAANAQVDALVANRRVQGLSGTALAWGPWDGEGMAAAPEAQALLRRRGLLPLDPERALLALTRALDLGDTTVTIADVDWERFASVFTSGRQSPLLEGLAEVRAVSGGEAAGPVVGEGWAVRLSGLPEVERRRVVADLVGQRLAAVLGHARGWSVESGRAFRDMGFDSLTAVELRNQLSAETGLRLPSTLVFDHPTPAALTEYLDGELTGAGGATTAQLLVDVDRMAATVGEADLNGGVRALLTARLRGLLAAVEGGVETRGAPGESMSEQLDEATDEELFAFINRQLD, from the coding sequence GTGGACAGGGACTTCTGGGCCGCAGTGGAGCAGGAGGACTTGGACGGACTGGCCGATGAACTCGACGTCGACCGCGCCGCTCTGGACACAGTGATACCTGCCCTCTCCCACTGGCGAAAGAAGCGGACCGACCGCAGGGTTGTCGACTCCTGCCGCTATCACGTCGAGTGGAAGCGGCTCGCTGAAACGCCGAATGCGCCTAGGGCGCCCCAGCGTTGGCTCGTGATCAGGCCCGAAGCCGGTACAGGTGCGGAAGAAACCGACGCCACCATCCATTCCATCGTCAGCGGCCTTGAGGCCCGTGGATTCGACCTGCGCCTCGTAGTCGCAGCCGGTCATGACCGCGAGCGTCTGACGGTCGAGCTGCGTGACGCCGCTGAGGAGGGCGGACCCGTGGCCGGGGTCCTTTCGCTGTTCCCGCTGGGAGAGGAACGGACCGGCGTGGCGGCCGCAGTGACCACTGTCCTGCTCCAAGCTCTCGCGGCTGCCCGTGTAAACGGCCGAGTGTGGACGGTCACGTGTGGGGCCGTGTCAGGTGGCCGTGCCGACGCCACCACATCCCCCGGCCAGGCAGCCGTGTGGGGGCTCGGCCGGGTGGCGGCCCTGGAACAGCCAGAGCGCTGGGGTGGCCTGATCGATCTGCCTGCCGGGCTGGACGCCAGGGCGATCGACCGGCTCGCCGGTGCCCTGACCGAACTGCCCCCAGGTGAGGACCAGGTAGCGATTCGGGCCATGGGAGTGTTCGGCCGGCGTCTGGTGCACGCCCGTGCGCGGCAGCTACGGGAGGAGTGGCGTCCGCGGGGCACGGTGATGATCACCGGCGGTACCGGCGGGCTCGGAGCGCAGGTGGCCCGGTGGGCGGTTGAGCGGGGCGCCGACGAACTCCTCCTAGTCAGCCGACGCGGTGCGCAGGCGCCGGGCGCCCAGGAACTGAGGTCCGCACTCGAGGAGTCGGGTGCGCGCGTGACGATCGCCGCCTGCGACGTCTCGGATCGCGACGCGCTCGCCGGGCTGCTGGACGCCTACCCGATCGACTCGGTGTTCCACACGGCCGGCGTGCTGGCCGACGGCGTCCTGGACTCCATCGGCCCCGAAAGCATCGACGTCACCATGAGGGCCAAGGCCCAGGCCGCGCGCCACCTGGACGAGTTGACCCGTGGAATGGATCTGTCCGCCTTCGTGATGTTCTCCTCGTTGGCTGGTTCCCTCGGGAGCGCCGGGCAGGGAGCATACGCCGCTGCGAACGCCGTACTCGAGGCCTTGGCCGAGCGGCGCCGTGCCCTTGATCTGCCAGGAACATCGATCGCCTGGGGACCCTGGGCGGGCGCAGGCATGGCCGCCTCGACCACCACCGGGCAACGCCCCCGACAGGACACTCTCGCACCCCTGGACCCGGCACTGGCCCTCGATGCCCTCTCCGTGTCCATGGCATCCGACGACGTGACCGTGCTGGTGGCCGACATCGACTGGGCCCGTTTCGCACCGGCTTTCACCGCCGTTCGGCCCAGCGCCCTGGTGAGCGACCTCCCGGAAGTGCCCTCTGGCGACCAGAACGCGGACTCTCAGAACGACAGCATCCGTTCCCGCATCGCCCCCCTTCCCCGTGAGTCAGGGATACGGGCGCTTTTGGATGTGGTCCGGGCACGCACGGCTGCCGCACTCGGGCACCGAGGACCGGAGGCCGTTCCTGACGATGTGGCGTTCCGTGAGATGGGTGTCGATTCTCTGATCGCCGTGGAGTTGCGGAACGTGCTCGGTGCGGAGTGCGGGGTGTCGTTGCCGGCGACAGTGGTGTTCGACTGTCCGACTCCGGTGGCGCTGGCGGGTTTCCTGTACGGGGAGATGTTCGGGGTGGCGGGGGAGGATGCGTCGGCCCGGTCGGTGAATGCGGTGGGGATGCCCGAGGATCCTGTGGTCCTGGTGGGGATGGCATGTCGGTTCCCGGGGGATGTGGACTCCCCGGAGGGGCTGTGGCGGCTGCTGTCCGACGGTCGGGACGGCGTCGGTGACTTCCCGGACGATCGGGGATGGGAGACCGGTGGGTTGTATGACCCGGATCCGGACTCCCGGGGCGGTGTCGGGTCATATGTGCGGGTGGGTGGTTTCCTGGCCGGCGCAGGCGATTTCGACGCGCAGTTCTTCGGGGTGTCGCCGCGTGAGGCGGTGGCGATGGATCCGCAGCAGCGGTTGCTGCTGGAGACGTCGTGGGAGGCGGTGGAGCGGTCCGGGATTGAGCCGCGTTCGTTGCGGGGCAGCCGTACGGGGGTGTTCGCCGGTACGAATGGTCAGGACTACGTGCACCTGCTCAACGCCTCGGGCCAGAACGCTGACGGCTATGTCGGCACCGGTAATGCGGCGAGTGTGGCGTCGGGGCGGGTGTCGTATGTGTTGGGGCTTGAGGGTCCTGCGGTGACGGTGGATACGGCGTGTTCGTCGTCGTTGGTGGCGTTGCATCTGGCGGTGCAGTCGTTGCGGGCGGGGGAGTGTGATCTGGCGTTGGCGGGTGGTGTGACGGTGATGTCGACGCCGGGTGCTTTCGTGGAGTTCAGTCGGCAGGGGGGTCTGGCGGCGGATGGGCGGTGCAAGGCGTTCTCCGACGACGCCGACGGCACCGGCTGGTCGGAGGGCGTCGGCATGCTGGTCGCGGAGAGGCTCTCGGACGCGCGGCGCAATGGGCATCGTGTGCTCGCCGTCGTACGCGGGTCGGCTGTCAACCAGGACGGTGCGTCGAATGGGTTGACGGCGCCGAATGGTCCTTCTCAGCAGCGGGTGATTCGGGCGGCGTTGGCGAGTGCCGGTCTGAGTCCGCAGGATGTGGATGCGGTGGAGGCGCATGGGACGGGGACGGCGCTGGGTGATCCTATCGAGGCGCAGGCGTTGCTGGCGACGTATGGGCAGGGCCGGCCGGGGGAGCGGCCGTTGTGGCTGGGGTCGGTGAAGTCGAACCTGGGTCATACGCAGGCTGCTGCTGGTGTGGCGGGTGTGATCAAGATGGTGCTGGCGATGCGACAGGGGATGCTGCCGGCCACGCTCCACGTCGATGAGCCGTCTTCGCATGTGGACTGGGGCACGGGCCAGGTTCGTCTGCTGACGGAGCCGGTGGTGTGGCCGGCGACGGAACGCCCGCGTCGGGCGGGTGTGTCGTCGTTCGGACTGTCCGGGACGAATGCGCACGTGATCCTGGAAGCCGCGCCCGAGGAGGAGACGGTCTCGGAGTCTGCCGCTGTGCCGGGTGTGCTGCCGGTGGTGCCGTGGGTGGTCAGTGCGCGCAGTCGGGAGGCGTTGAGGGCGCAGGTGGCCCGGTTGCTTGCTCATGTCGTGGCGCATCGCGGGCTTGATGCGCTGGATGTGGGTCTGTCCTTGGTTGCCACGCGTACTGCTTTTGAGCACCGTGCGGTGGTGCTGGGTGCTGACCGGCGGGCGTTGGTCGCCGGTCTGGAGGCGCTGGCCGCCGGCGAGGGTACGCAGGGTGTGGTGTCCGAGGGCAGGACGGCGTTCTTGTTTTCGGGGCAGGGGGCGCAGCGTGTGGGTATGGGGCGGGAGTTGTGTGAGGCGTTTCCGGTGTTCGCGGAGGCGTTCGATGCGGTGTGTGCGCGTGTGGATGGGTTGCGGGATGTTGTCTTTGGTGCGGGTGCGGGGGTGTTGGATCGTACGGAGTGGGCGCAGCCTGCGTTGTTCGCGGTGGAGGTGGCGCTGTTCCGGTTGGTGGAGTCGTGGGGTGTGCGGCCGGATTTCCTTGTCGGGCATTCGGTTGGTGAGTTGGCTGCGGCTCATGTGGCGGGGGTGTTCTCGCTGGAGGATGCCTGTGCTCTTGTTGTGGCTCGGGGTCGGTTGATGCAGCAACTGCCGTCCGGTGGGGCGATGTTCGCGGTGGAGGCGTCCGAGGGGGAGGTGCTGAAGCTGCTGGGAGGCAGCGGTGTTGATGTGTCGGTTGCGGCGGTCAATGGTCCGCGGTCGGTGGTGATCGCCGGGAGCGAGGAGGTCGTAGCCGCAGTCGCCCAGGAGCTCGTGGCGCAGGGGCGTCGTACGTCCCGTCTTCGGGTGAGTCATGCCTTCCATTCGCCGTTGATGGAGCCGATGCTGGAGGGCTTCCGGGCGGTCGCTGAGAGCGTCTCCTATCACCCACCGGAGTTGGCGGTGGTGTCGAATGTGACCGGACAGGCCGCTGCTGTGGGGGAGTTGGAGTCGGCGGAGTACTGGGTGCGGCATGTGCGTCAGGCGGTTCGCTTCGCCGACGGGGTGGCCTGGCTGGCCGGGCATGGGGTGACCCGGTTCGTGGAGTTGGGTCCGGACGGCACGCTGAGCGCGATGGCCCAGAGTTGCGTGCCGGACAGCGACGACTGCGTCTTCGTCCCCGCCCTGCGCAAGGACGCTGACGAGCCCCAGGTCCTCCTGTCGGCGATGGCGAATACCTTCGTGCACGGGATGGCCGTCGGTTGGACTCGCATGTACGACGGCACCGGGGCCGGTCGCGTGGCTTTGCCCACTTACGCCTTCCAGCGGGAGTGTTTCTGGCCCGAGCTCGCCGATACGGAACGCTCGGGAGTGATGGCCGACGCGGGGGAGGTGAGTTTCTGGGCCGCGGTGGATCGGGAGGACACAGATGCCGTGGCAGGTGTGCTGGGTGTGGACCAGCCGGCGCTGGTGGGTGTGGTGCCGGCGCTGTCGGCCTGGCGACGGGAGCGCACGGAACGCTCGGCAGTGGATGCTTGGCGGTATCGGGTGGCATGGGAGCGGGTGACTGGGCTGCCGTCCGGTCGGCTGGAGGGGCGGTGGCTGCTGCTTCAAACTGCCGGTTCGGAGCAGGCGCTGGCGGGGTTTGAGCAGTGGTGTCCCGGCTTGGAGCGGGTGATCTGCCCGGCCGGTGCGGGCCGGGCGGAACTCACTCGGGTACTCGCCTCCGCGACAGAGGGCGTTCCGGTGATGGGTGTGGTCTTGGTGCCGGATGCGCCCGGTGGGCCGGAGGGAACGATCGCCCTGGTCCAGACGGTCCTGGCCGACGTCGGTATGGCGGGCCGGTTGTGGGTGGTGACCCGTGGTGCGGTTGCCGCCAGCAGCTCGGATCGGGTTGTCGATGTGGGTCAGGCGGGAGTGTGGGGTCTGGGCCGGGTGGCGGCGTTGGAGTTCCCGGAGCGTTGGGGCGGCCTGGTCGATCTACCGGTCCGGGTGGAGGGGAAGACATGTGCGCTTCTGGCCGGCCTGCTGGCTGCGGGCGTGGAGGACCAGGCCGCGGTGCGTGGTCCACGTGTTCTGGCCCGTCGTTTGCACCATGCCGTCCCCGCGGACCGCGGCACCCCGGCTTCGGGATGGCGAGCAGACGGCTCGCGGGTGCTGGTGACTGGGGGGACAGGGGCGTTGGGGGCGCGGGTGGCGCGCTGGCTCGCGGAACAGGGTGCGGCGGAGCTGGTGCTGACCAGTCGGCGCGGCCCGGATGCCCCCGGAGCGCATGAACTCACCGACGAACTACGGTCGTTGGGTGCCCAGGCAATCGTGGAGGCTTGTGATGTCGCCGACCGCGACGCGGTGGCCGACCTGCTGGTCCGCCGCCCCGTGGACGCGGTCTTTCACGCGGCGGGTGTGGTGGACGACGACGCGCTCGGCGCTCTGACCCCGGAGCGTCTGACTCGCGTGCTGGCGGGCAAGTCGGCCGGCGCCGCGCACCTCGACGAGCTCACCCGTGATCGGGAGTTGTCGGCGTTCGTGGTGTTTTCCTCGATCGCCGGGGTGTGGGGCAGTAGTGGTCAGGCCGCGTATGCGGCGGCGAATGCGCAGGTGGATGCGCTGGTGGCGAACCGGCGGGTGCAGGGCCTGTCGGGTACTGCCCTCGCGTGGGGTCCCTGGGACGGCGAAGGGATGGCGGCCGCGCCCGAGGCGCAGGCTCTGTTGCGCCGTCGTGGCCTGCTGCCCCTCGACCCCGAGCGTGCCCTGCTCGCCCTTACCCGGGCCCTTGACCTCGGGGACACCACCGTCACGATCGCGGATGTCGACTGGGAGCGTTTTGCGTCGGTGTTCACCAGCGGTCGGCAGAGCCCTTTGCTGGAAGGTCTGGCGGAGGTGCGGGCGGTGAGCGGGGGCGAGGCGGCAGGGCCGGTGGTGGGCGAGGGCTGGGCGGTGCGGTTGTCGGGGTTGCCGGAGGTGGAGCGGCGGCGGGTGGTCGCGGATCTGGTGGGGCAGCGGTTGGCTGCGGTGTTGGGGCATGCCCGGGGGTGGAGTGTTGAGTCGGGCAGGGCGTTTCGTGACATGGGCTTCGACTCGTTGACCGCGGTGGAGTTGCGTAATCAGCTGAGTGCGGAGACCGGGTTGCGGCTGCCGAGCACCCTCGTCTTCGACCACCCCACCCCCGCAGCCCTCACCGAGTATCTGGACGGTGAGTTGACCGGAGCCGGAGGGGCAACTACGGCTCAGCTTCTCGTCGATGTGGATCGCATGGCGGCAACCGTCGGAGAGGCGGACTTGAACGGCGGCGTACGAGCTCTACTCACGGCCCGGCTCAGGGGACTGCTTGCTGCGGTGGAGGGAGGAGTGGAGACGCGTGGAGCGCCAGGGGAGTCCATGTCCGAGCAGCTTGACGAGGCCACGGACGAGGAGTTGTTCGCCTTCATCAACAGGCAGTTGGATTAG